A DNA window from Thermococcus sp. 4557 contains the following coding sequences:
- a CDS encoding polyprenyl synthetase family protein has product MGKYDELFARVKEMAKDVDAAIFELIPEKEPKNLYDASRHYPLAGGKRVRPFVVLRAAEAVGGDPRKALYPAAAVEFIHNYSLVHDDIMDMDELRRGRPTVHKLWGVNMAILAGDLLFSKAFEAIAKAEVSPEKKARILDVLVRTSNMLCEGQALDIEFETRDEVTVEEYLKMISGKTGALFEGSAEIGAIVGTDNEEYIKALAKWGMNVGIAFQIWDDVLDLIADEEKLGKPVGSDIRKGKKTLIVSHFFDHASEEDKAEFLKVFGKYAGDAKGDALIHDEKVKEEVERAIELLRKYGSIDYAAQYAKDLVKEANEALKVLPESEARKDLELLAEFLVEREF; this is encoded by the coding sequence ATGGGGAAGTACGATGAGCTGTTCGCAAGGGTTAAAGAGATGGCGAAGGACGTTGACGCGGCTATATTCGAGCTCATCCCTGAGAAGGAGCCGAAGAACCTCTACGACGCATCCAGACACTATCCGCTCGCCGGTGGAAAGCGCGTCAGGCCGTTCGTAGTTCTCCGTGCCGCCGAGGCGGTGGGAGGCGATCCGAGAAAGGCCCTCTATCCGGCAGCCGCCGTCGAGTTCATCCACAACTACTCGCTGGTTCACGATGACATAATGGACATGGACGAGCTCAGGCGTGGAAGGCCGACCGTCCACAAGCTCTGGGGCGTCAACATGGCAATTCTGGCAGGTGACCTGCTCTTCAGCAAGGCCTTCGAGGCGATAGCCAAAGCGGAGGTCAGCCCCGAGAAGAAGGCGAGAATCCTCGACGTCCTCGTTAGAACCTCCAACATGCTCTGCGAGGGACAGGCCCTCGACATAGAGTTCGAAACGAGGGATGAGGTAACCGTCGAGGAGTACCTCAAGATGATAAGCGGCAAGACCGGGGCGCTCTTCGAGGGCTCTGCGGAGATAGGCGCGATAGTCGGGACGGACAACGAGGAGTACATCAAAGCTCTCGCCAAGTGGGGAATGAACGTGGGCATAGCCTTCCAGATATGGGACGACGTGCTCGACCTCATCGCCGACGAGGAGAAGCTCGGAAAGCCCGTCGGCAGCGACATAAGGAAGGGCAAGAAGACGCTGATAGTCAGCCACTTCTTCGACCACGCGAGCGAGGAGGACAAGGCCGAGTTCCTGAAGGTCTTCGGCAAGTACGCGGGCGATGCAAAGGGCGACGCGCTCATTCACGATGAGAAGGTCAAGGAGGAGGTTGAGAGGGCCATCGAGCTCCTCAGGAAGTACGGGAGCATAGACTACGCCGCTCAGTACGCCAAGGATCTCGTGAAGGAGGCAAACGAGGCCCTAAAGGTTCTTCCGGAGAGCGAGGCCAGGAAGGACCTGGAGCTGCTCGCCGAGTTCTTAGTGGAGAGGGAGTTCTGA
- a CDS encoding RNase J family beta-CASP ribonuclease, which yields MIKIYTISGYEEVGKNMTAVGYSNGGREEVVIIDMGIRLDRVLIHEDVNIQQFPAKELQKLGAIPDDSILRNKKVVAITFTHGHLDHIGAIGKLAPHYPDVPIYGTPYTIKLAKSEVKSEQYFEVKNPMYETGFGEIVQVSENLAIEFVQITHSIPQAAMVVVHTPEGAVVHTGDFKFDNNNPLGERPDYKRLKELGKEGVKVLIPESTRVSEPTKTPSEAVAQMLLEDFFLYEGMEADGLIATTFASHIPRLQELIWIANKMGRQAVFVGRSLAKYTGIAKQLGLIRMKGARAVRSPNAIRKVLAEVSGARENYLLVVTGHQGEPGAVLTRMANGELYDIGKRDTVVFSAGTIPNPLNKAQRYVLETKLKMKNVRMIKDLHVSGHASREDHRYLIRMLNPENIVPAHGEFRMLTHYAELAEEEGYLIGRDVFVSRNGYLVEIR from the coding sequence ATGATAAAAATCTACACCATTAGCGGTTACGAGGAAGTCGGCAAGAACATGACCGCCGTCGGCTACTCCAACGGCGGCAGGGAAGAGGTCGTCATAATCGACATGGGAATAAGGCTCGACCGCGTTCTCATCCACGAGGACGTCAACATCCAGCAGTTTCCGGCCAAGGAGCTCCAGAAGCTCGGCGCCATCCCGGACGATTCCATTCTCAGGAACAAGAAGGTCGTTGCGATAACCTTCACCCACGGGCACCTCGACCACATAGGCGCCATCGGCAAGCTCGCGCCCCACTATCCCGACGTGCCCATATACGGAACGCCGTACACAATAAAGCTCGCCAAGAGCGAGGTCAAGAGCGAGCAGTATTTCGAGGTCAAGAACCCCATGTACGAGACCGGGTTTGGCGAGATAGTCCAGGTCAGCGAGAACCTGGCCATCGAGTTCGTCCAGATAACCCATTCGATACCGCAGGCGGCAATGGTGGTCGTCCACACGCCCGAGGGCGCGGTCGTCCACACCGGCGACTTCAAGTTCGACAACAACAATCCCCTCGGCGAGAGGCCGGACTACAAACGCCTCAAGGAGCTCGGTAAGGAGGGCGTCAAGGTTCTCATTCCTGAATCCACGCGCGTCTCCGAGCCGACCAAAACCCCGAGCGAGGCCGTTGCCCAGATGCTCCTGGAGGACTTCTTCCTCTACGAGGGCATGGAGGCGGACGGGCTGATAGCGACTACCTTCGCCAGCCACATTCCAAGGCTCCAGGAACTCATATGGATAGCCAACAAGATGGGCAGGCAGGCTGTCTTTGTGGGCCGCTCTCTGGCCAAATACACCGGCATCGCCAAGCAGCTCGGGCTGATACGAATGAAGGGCGCCCGCGCCGTCAGGAGCCCCAACGCCATAAGGAAGGTTCTCGCGGAGGTCTCGGGCGCGAGGGAGAACTACCTCCTCGTGGTCACCGGCCATCAGGGCGAGCCCGGGGCGGTCCTGACCAGAATGGCAAACGGCGAGCTCTACGACATCGGCAAGCGCGACACCGTGGTTTTCTCCGCTGGAACGATACCGAATCCACTCAACAAGGCCCAGCGCTACGTCCTTGAGACGAAGCTCAAGATGAAGAACGTCAGGATGATAAAGGACCTCCACGTTTCTGGCCACGCCAGCAGGGAGGACCACCGCTACCTCATCAGAATGCTGAACCCTGAGAACATCGTTCCCGCCCACGGTGAGTTCAGGATGCTCACCCACTACGCGGAGCTGGCCGAGGAGGAGGGCTACCTGATAGGCAGGGACGTCTTCGTGTCGCGGAACGGCTACCTGGTCGAGATAAGGTAG